tttaaaaatattaattttatttttaaaatattcacaattttcaatacgagaagaaatatattgttattcaaaatgaattatttttgtctatgctcaaacaaattatttgtttttaaaaaataagagaatgaaattaattgaaaaacaatTGTTGTTTTAGTCCACCAACCAACAAAAGAGTCGTTGAAGAAGTCGGAATAAGGATCGTTTATTCTCGAGAAGAACCATGAGTAATAAAGCTAGGTATATTTTAGAATTGTCATAACCTATGCAGTTTAGATTAGTTTATGGATGTTTTAATGTAGGTTTGGTCTAAGCCGAAGTTAGGCCAACACTTGTAGTAATGATTAAGAGTTTAGATTAACCGTGAGTAATAACCTTATTGGATACACcaaccaatggagatagtattattttattataaactcataatcgtTCCCTAAATTAGAACTATAGTCAGCCTACCTACTAGTAGCAAAGgaccaaagaaaaaagaggggaNaaaaaagagggaaaaaaaatgattaggGCTGGAAAATGTGTGGCTACTCCTGCTCTGCTTTTGACATGACTGATAGACGGCTAGGTCTAGGTTGAAACGCTGATCGCGGCCGCAACTGATGCGAAGAAGGCCTAATCAAAGCCGATAAAGCTCTCTTCACGAGATCAGCACCTTCCACGCCTCCGATTCTGGCAATCGAATTCGTCATTGCCGATCTACGAAAATCCAACGATCCGTTCGAGAACTCGCTGCGATTCAGGGCATTAACAGAGTGCCTCGACTTCTTGTTGTGGAGCGAACACCGGAAAGAGGCTGGATGAGTAGACGGAGAACACATACACCATTTCCTCTTATTCGACGACGCAACCGCATTCGCATTTCCGTCGCGATTCTTCTGAACCGAAATCGAACGGCCGGGAGATGCCGGCCTTCGATCAATCTGATAGTTTCCGCAGATTCCGACGAATTTGATCTCCAACGACGACAGAGATGAAACTTGTGGAGAGTTGGAGCCGAGGAAGGAAGCCATGGTGTTGGAGGCAGTGGAGTGACAGAGGTTTTGGAGAACAGGGAAAGCGTTAGAGGCGAAGGGTTTGGTGAAacgatttaaattatttttctcttcaataaataaatatatatatatatatatatatatatatatatatatatatatatatatatatagatatagatatatagataCACACACTTCTCCTACATATACGGGAGtag
This window of the Cucurbita pepo subsp. pepo cultivar mu-cu-16 unplaced genomic scaffold, ASM280686v2 Cp4.1_scaffold000211, whole genome shotgun sequence genome carries:
- the LOC111784482 gene encoding uncharacterized protein LOC111784482; translation: MASFLGSNSPQVSSLSSLEIKFVGICGNYQIDRRPASPGRSISVQKNRDGNANAVASSNKRKWCMCSPSTHPASFRCSLHNKKSRHSVNALNRSEFSNGSLDFRRSAMTNSIARIGGVEGADLVKRALSALIRPSSHQLRPRSAFQPRPSRLSVMSKAEQE